The DNA region GCTACCTCTGGTGGCTGAACCGCGGCGCGGCCGCCAAGCCGCAGCTGCCGGCCTCGGCCTTCAGCGCCCTCGGGGCGGGCAACAACGTGATCTGGTGCGATCCCGAGCACGACCTCGTCGCGGTCCTGCGCTGGATCGACAAGGCGGCCCTCGACGGCTTCCTGCTGCGCCTCGTGGCGGCCCTGCGCCCGTAGGCGGGCCGGCGGCGCCAGCAACGGTCGGTCTCTAGGCCGTCAGAGCGCCGCGATGGTCTCGGCCATCGCGCGCGCCCGCGGCACGAGGCTTCCCACCTCGAGGTACTCCTCGGGCGAGTGGGCCTTGCCGCCCACCGGGCCCACGGCGCAGAGCGTGGGGCAGCCGACGCTGGCGGTGAAGCCCGAATCGGCGCAGCCGCCGGCGAACTCGCCGGTCACGGGATTGCCGCCCTCCGCGCTCACCCGGGCGTAGGTCTCGAACAGCGCCCGCGAGGCCTCGTCCTGCACGAGCGGCAGGAACTCGCCCTTGATGGTGAGATGCGCGGTGGTGTCGGGCACCGTCGATCCCGCCACGATCGCGGCGATCCGCTCCATGGCGGCCTCGCGGTCGGGCGGGGTCACGTAGCGCAGGTCGATCTCGCAGGTCACCCGGGGCGCCACGGTGTTCACCGACTGGCCGCCGGAGATCAGGCCGACATTCACCGTGGTGCCGCGGTCGAGGTCGGTGAGCGCGTGGAGCGCGACGGTCTTGTGGGCGAGTTCCAGGATGGCGCTGCGCCCGTCGGCGTAGTTGCCGCCGGAATGGGCCGCCCGGCCGAGCACCTCGAGGTGCATGAACACCCCGCCCTTGCGGCCGGTGACGACGTTGCCGGTCGGCCGCCCCGGCTCGGAGTTCAGCACCGCGCGGGCGCCCCGGGCGGTCTCCTCGATGATCGGGCGGCAGGCCGGCGAGCCGATCTCCTCGTCGCTGGTGAACAGGCCGACGAGGGGCACCGGCGCGCCGCCGGCCCGGTGGTAGGCGGCCAGCACGAAGGCGTTCATCACGAGGCCCGCCTTCATGTCGGCGACGCCGGGCCCGTAGGCGCGGCCGTCGGCGACGCGGAACGGCCGCCGCGTCGGCTCCCCCTTCGGGAAGACGGTGTCGCGGTGGCCCATGAGCACGACCGGCCGGTTGCCGCCGCCGGAGCCCGCGACCTCGGCCTTCAGCGCGTCGCCGTATCCCTCGACCGGGATCGTCGCGACCGGGATGCCGTGCCCGGTCAGGAACGCCGCGATGCGCGCGCCGACCGCGTCGACGCCCGGCTTGTCGTAGGAGCCGGAGTCGATGTTCACCAGCTCTTCGAGGAGGGCCAGCATGGCGCCCTCCTGTGCGTCGAGCCAGCCGAGGGCGTCGGTGTCACGGGCGGTCATGCAGGGCCTCGTATCGGGGGCAGCAGGATTGCGCAGGCCGTCTTTGCGAGCGGAGCGAAGCAACCCAGGGTCGCGCAACCTCTGGCAGCGTAGCGCAGACTGGATCGCTTCGCTGCGCTCGCAAAGACGGCGCAGCGTCCGAATCGACCGCCGATGTGGTCGGCGGCGCCTACTCCACCGTCACCGACTTCGCCAGATTCCGCGGCTGGTCGACGTCTTTCCCCATGAACACCGCCGTGTGGTAGGCGAGCAGCTGGATCGGCACCGCGTACACGATCGGTGCCACCGTCGGGTCGAGCGCCGGCATGGTGAAGGTCGCGAGCGTGTCGAGCCCGTGCTCGGCCGCGCCCTTGGCGTCGCCGATCAGCACGATGCGGCCGCCGCGGGCGGCCACCTCCTGCATGTTCGAGACCGTCTTCTCGAACACCGCGTCGTGCGGCGCGATCACGATCACCGGCACGCTCTCGTCGATCAGCGCGATCGGGCCGTGCTTCAGCTCGCCCGCCGCGTAGCCCTCGGCGTGGATGTAGCTGATCTCCTTCAGCTTCAGCGCGCCCTCCAGGGCCATCGGGTAGCTGGTGCCGCGGCCGAGATAGAGCACGTCACGCGCCTTCGCGACCTCCCGGGCCAGGCCCTCGATCGCGCCCTCGTGGGTGAGCGCCTCGGCCATCAGGCCCGGCGCCTTGATCAGGCCGTCGATCAGCCGCCGCTCGCCCGCCGCGTCGAGCGTGCCGCGGGCCCGGCCCGCCGCGATGGCGAGGCAGAGCAGCACGGTGAGCTGGCACGAGAACGCCTTGGTGGAGGCGACGCCGATCTCCGGCCCGGCCAGCGTCGGCATCACCACGGAGGATTCCCGCGCGATCGTCGAGGTCGGCACGTTGACGACGCTCAGCGTGTGCTGGCCCTTCGACTTCGCGTAGCGCAGGGAGGCCAGCGTGTCGGCGGTCTCGCCCGACTGCGAGATCACCAGCGTCAGCCCGTCCTTCTCCAGCGGCGCCTCGCGGTAGCGGGCCTCGGAGGCGACGTCGATCTCCACCGGCAGGCGCGCCACCTGCTCGAACCAGTACCGGGCGACGAGGCCCGCGTAGTAGGCCGTGCCGCAGGCGGTGATGTAGACGCGGCTGAGCTTGGCGAAGTCGAACGGCAGCGCCTCGGGCAGCGCGACCCGCCCCTGCGCCATGTCGACGTAGTGGGCGAGCGTGCGGCCCACCACCTCGGGCTGCTCGTGGATCTCCTTGGCCATGAAGTGGCGGTACTCGCCCTTGTCGATCCGGTAGGCCTGCGTGGCGATCTTCTGCCGGGCGCGCTCGACCGTGGCCCCCGACGCGTCGCGGATCTCGGCGCCGCTCCGCGACAGGATCGCCCAGTCGCCCTCGTCGAGATACGTGATGGCGTCGGTGAACGGCGCGAGCGCCAGGGCGTCGGAGCCCAGGTAGGTCTCGCCCTCGCCGAAGCCGATCGCCAGCGGCGCGCCGTGGCGGGCCCCGATCAGCAGGTTCTCCTCGCCGGAGAACAGGAAGCCCAGCGCGAAGGCGCCGCGCAGCCGCGGCAGGGCGGCGGCCACGGCCTCCACCGGCCCCATCTGCCGGTCCATGTTGCGGCTGACGAGCTGGGCGACGACCTCGGTGTCGGTCTCCGTCTCGAAGACGACGCCGTCGGCCTCCAGCTCCTGCTTGAGCTCGCGGAAATTCTCGATGATGCCGTTGTGCACGACCGCCAGACGCGCGGTGGCGTGCGGGTGGGCGTTGGTCTCGTTCGGCCGCCCGTGGGTCGCCCAACGGGTGTGGCCGATGCCGATCGTGCCGGTGAGCGGCTCCTGGGCGAGCCTGGCCTCCAGGTTGACCAGCTTGCCCGAGGCCCGGCGCCGCGCCAGCCGGCCGTGCTCCAGGGTGGCGATGCCGGCGGAATCGTAGCCGCGGTACTCGAGCCGCCGCAGGGCCTCGATCACCTGCCCCGCCACCGCGTCGCGCCCGACGATGCCGACGATGCCGCACATGGGAGTGTCTCTCGCTGTCGCGCCCGGATGGCCGCGCGCAGGCGTTGCGCAAGGTCCGGGCCGCCCCGCGCCGTGCGGGGCCGAGCGCGACTTCTACCGGATCGGGACGGCGCAGGGCCAGCCCCGCCCGCGCGGCGTGTCCGGCCTCACGCCTTCCCGCGCCGCGCCTTCTCGGCCTGCAGCGCCGCGCGCTTCTCCCTGGCCCAGCCCGGCTTCACCGCCTGCCGGCCCCGGGCCACCGCCATGGCGTCCGCCGGCACGTCGTCGGTGATCACCGAGCCCGAGGCGACGTAGGCGCCCTCCCCCACCGAGACGGGGGCGACCAGGGCCGAGTTCGAGCCGATGAACGCGCCCGCGCCGATCGAGGTCCGGTGCTTCAGCACGCCGTCGTAATTGCAGGTGATCGTGCCGGCGCCGATATTGGCCTTGGCGCCGACCTCCGCGTCGCCGAGATAGGTGAGGTGCGCGGCCTTGGCGCCCGCGCCCATCCGCGCGTTCTTCAGCTCGACGAAATTGCCGAGTTCCGCGCCGGCCTCCAGCACGGCGTGGCCGCGCAGCCGCACGAACGGGCCGATCTTCACGCCCGGCTCCAGGCTGGTCTCGGTGAGATGCGCGAAGGCCCGCACGGTGCAGCCCTCCGCGACCCGCACGCCGGGGCCGAACACCACGTTGGGTTCCACGATCACGTCGCGTCCCAGCACCGTGTCGTGGCTGAGGAACACCGTCTCGGGGGCGATCAGCGTGGCGCCGCCCAGCATGGCGCTGCGGCGCAGCTGCGCCTGGATCGCGGCCTCCGCCACGCTGAGCTGCACCCGGTCGTTGACGCCCTGCGCCTCGGCCTCGTCCACCGGCACGACCGTGACCGGCAGGCCGTCCGCGACCGCCAGCGCCACCGCGTCGGGCAGGTAGTACTCGCCGGCGGCGTTGTCGTTGCCGATGCGGGCGAGCAGCGCCAGGGCGTGCCGTCCGGACAGCGCCATCAGCCCGGCATTGCACAGGGTCACGGCCCGCTCGGCCGCGCTGGCGTCCTTCTCCTCGCGGATCGCGAGGACGCGTTCGCCCTCGGTCAGCACCCGTCCGTAGCCGGAGGGCGTCGCCGTCTCGAAGGCCAGCACGGCCACCGCGGCGCCGTCGGCCAGCGGCGCGCGGAGGCGCAGGAAGGTGTCGGCCGAGACGAGAGGCGTGTCGCCGAAGGCGATCACCACGTCGTCGTCGGGGTCGGCCAGGATCTCCCGGGCGGCCAGCACCGCGTGGGCGGTGCCGAGGCGCTCGGCCTGCGGGAAGACTCGGGCGCCGGGGGCCGCGCGCGCGATCTCGGCGGCGACGTCGTCGCGGCCGGGCTCGGCCACCACGGCGATCCGGCCCGCGCCCGCCGCCTGCACGGCGGCCAGGACGTGGCCGAGCATGCTGCGGCCGGCGATCCGGTGCAGCACCTTCGGCAGGTCCGAGCGCATCCGCGTGCCCTTCCCGGCCGCGAGCACGATGGCGGTGAGGCTGCGCGAAGGCGTTCCGGTCGGGGTCATCGCAGGTCCAGGCGTCGATCGAGGGCCACGACGGATGGGCCGGACGGGCGCCCGGCGCAACCCCGTCCGGGCCGATCAGCGCAGCGCGAGGGCGACGTGCTGGCTGGAGCCGTGGGCGAAGCGCTCCCGGCGGCGCTCGATCGAGCTCGGGATCCGCAGGGACTCCCGGTACTTCGCCACCGTGCGCCGGGCGATGTCGACGCCCTCCCCGCGCAGCTTCTGCACCAGCGCGTCGTCGGACAGCACGTCGTCCGGCGTCTCGCCGTCGACGAGCTGCTTGATGCGGTGGCGCACCGCCTCGGAGGAGTGTGCGGCGGCGCCGGCCGCCCCTGGGATCGCCGCGGTGAAGAAGTACTTCATCTCCAGGGTCCCGCGGCTCGTGCCGATGGCCTTGTTGGAGGTGACCCGCGAGACGGTCGATTCGTGCATGCCGATCGCCTCGGCCACGGTCTTGAGGTTCAGCGGCCGCAGGTGGGTGACGCCGTGGACGAAGAACCCGTCCTGCTGGCGGACGATCTCGGTGGCGACCTTCAGGATGGTGCGGGCGCGCTGCTCCAGCGAGCGGGTCAGCCAGTTGGCGTTCTGCAGCGCCTCCGACAGGAAGGCCTTGTCGCCCTCCGCGGCGGCGTTGCGCGAGACGCGGGCGTAGTAGCTCTGGTTCACCAGGACCCGGGGCAGCGCCTCGCTGTTCAGCTCGACCAGCCAGGAGCCGTCCGGCGCGGCGCGCACGAACACGTCCGGGACCAGGACCTCGACGGCGCTCGACCCGAAGGCCCGGCCGGGCTTCGGATCCAGGCGGCGGATCTCGCCCAGCATGTCGACGAGGTCCTCGTCGTCGACGCCGCAGAGCCGGCGCAGGGCGGCGAAATCGCGCTTGGCCACGAGGTCCAGCCGCGAGACCAGCGCCTGCATCGCCGGGTCGAACCGGTCGCGCTCGCGCAGCTGGATCGCGAGGCACTCGGCGAGGTCGCGGGCTGCGATCCCGGGCGGGTCGAAGGTCTGGACCAGCGCCAGCATCCGGCCGACGAGGGCCGGGTCGGCGCCGAGACGCTCGGCCACGCCCTCAACCGACTCGCGCAGGTAGCCGGCCTCGTCGACGGCGTCGATCAGGAAGCCGCCGATCAACCGCTCGGCCGGATCCCGGGTCGCGAGATCGAGCTGGCCCGCGAGGTGCTCGCGCAGCGAGGTCTCGGCCGTGAGGGTCGCCTCGAAATCGGGCGCCTCGGCATCGAAGCTGCCGCCGGTGCTGCCGTAGGGCGGCGGCGTCAGCGAGAGCATGTCGCCGCCGCCCGCCTCGCGCGCCTGGACGGGGATCTCGTCGGGGAAGACGTTGTCGAGGCGCGTGTCGAAGTCGCTCTCGATCTCGCCGCGGCTCGGATTGAGATCGGCCGAGAGCCACGATTCGGGCTCCGGTGCCTCGAAGCCGTCCGCCCCGGCCTCGTCGGCGTGATGGCCCGCTTCGGCGACCTCGCCCGGGCCCGGCAGCTCCGGCTCGGCGCGCTCGAGCAGCGGGTTGCGCTCCAGCTCGGCCTCGACGTAGGCCGAGAGATCGAGGTGCGAGAGTTGGAGAAGCTTGATCGCCTGGAGGAGCTGCGGCGTCATCACCAGGGCCTGGCCCTGACGCACTTCCAGCCGTTGCACCAAACTCATGCGAGGCCCCGATGCCCTTCCGGCGCGGTTCGCCAGCCGGAGCCACGCTGCTCACGGCATGGTTCTTGCTTGCTCCGTCGTGCTTTCTCTAGCCCGATCCGTCCCGCGCGTCAAAGCGCGACCGCGCACGCGGATGTTGGCAAGTGCACGGAGCTGCCGCGTCCGTGGCGCACCGGCCACAACCCGATCCGCCGCCCGGCAGTCTGAAGGCAGATCTTAAAGGAAGGTTTGCGCATTCGTCCGCGCGCGTTTGCCAGGACATCCGAAAATCGCCGGCATTGCTTTGTCTGGTTGCAGACCCTTCCCCCGCTAGATGCAATATCCGCTCGCAATTGCGTTTTTATCCGAGCATGGCTCGGGGGTGCGCCTCGGTTCCCGCACTCGAGCCGAAGCGCGGATGTCGATTTCTGCGTACGCGTTTGCCGAATGCCGCATCAGAACCGCCTTCTGGCTGCCCTATCCGAGGCGGATGGCGCGCTGCTCCGGCCTCACCTCGAGGCGATCGACCTTCCCCTCGGCAAGGTGCTCGTCGAGCCGGCCGCCACGATTCCGCACGCGGTCTTCGTCGACACCGGCCTGTGCTCCGTGGTGTCGACCCTGGCCGAGGGCGGCCGCATCGAGATCGGGCTGTTCGGACGCGACGGCATGGCCGCGCCGGCGCTGCTGCTCGGAACCGACACGATTCCGTACCAGATCTTCATGCAGGTCGCCGGTCGGGGGCGCCGGATCTCCGTCCCGGCCCTGCGCGACGCCCTGAGATCCAGCCCGTCGCTGCGCAACCTGCTGCTGCGCTACGTCCAGACCTTCCTGGTCCAGGTTGCCCAGACCGCGATCGCCAACGCGGGCGCGCCCGCCGAGGAACGGCTCGCGCGGTGGCTCCTCATGTACCACGACCGGCAGGACGGGGACGATCTGTCGGTGACGCACGAGTTCCTGTCGATCATG from Methylobacterium sp. NMS14P includes:
- the glmS gene encoding glutamine--fructose-6-phosphate transaminase (isomerizing), whose amino-acid sequence is MCGIVGIVGRDAVAGQVIEALRRLEYRGYDSAGIATLEHGRLARRRASGKLVNLEARLAQEPLTGTIGIGHTRWATHGRPNETNAHPHATARLAVVHNGIIENFRELKQELEADGVVFETETDTEVVAQLVSRNMDRQMGPVEAVAAALPRLRGAFALGFLFSGEENLLIGARHGAPLAIGFGEGETYLGSDALALAPFTDAITYLDEGDWAILSRSGAEIRDASGATVERARQKIATQAYRIDKGEYRHFMAKEIHEQPEVVGRTLAHYVDMAQGRVALPEALPFDFAKLSRVYITACGTAYYAGLVARYWFEQVARLPVEIDVASEARYREAPLEKDGLTLVISQSGETADTLASLRYAKSKGQHTLSVVNVPTSTIARESSVVMPTLAGPEIGVASTKAFSCQLTVLLCLAIAAGRARGTLDAAGERRLIDGLIKAPGLMAEALTHEGAIEGLAREVAKARDVLYLGRGTSYPMALEGALKLKEISYIHAEGYAAGELKHGPIALIDESVPVIVIAPHDAVFEKTVSNMQEVAARGGRIVLIGDAKGAAEHGLDTLATFTMPALDPTVAPIVYAVPIQLLAYHTAVFMGKDVDQPRNLAKSVTVE
- the glmU gene encoding bifunctional UDP-N-acetylglucosamine diphosphorylase/glucosamine-1-phosphate N-acetyltransferase GlmU translates to MTPTGTPSRSLTAIVLAAGKGTRMRSDLPKVLHRIAGRSMLGHVLAAVQAAGAGRIAVVAEPGRDDVAAEIARAAPGARVFPQAERLGTAHAVLAAREILADPDDDVVIAFGDTPLVSADTFLRLRAPLADGAAVAVLAFETATPSGYGRVLTEGERVLAIREEKDASAAERAVTLCNAGLMALSGRHALALLARIGNDNAAGEYYLPDAVALAVADGLPVTVVPVDEAEAQGVNDRVQLSVAEAAIQAQLRRSAMLGGATLIAPETVFLSHDTVLGRDVIVEPNVVFGPGVRVAEGCTVRAFAHLTETSLEPGVKIGPFVRLRGHAVLEAGAELGNFVELKNARMGAGAKAAHLTYLGDAEVGAKANIGAGTITCNYDGVLKHRTSIGAGAFIGSNSALVAPVSVGEGAYVASGSVITDDVPADAMAVARGRQAVKPGWAREKRAALQAEKARRGKA
- a CDS encoding Crp/Fnr family transcriptional regulator translates to MPHQNRLLAALSEADGALLRPHLEAIDLPLGKVLVEPAATIPHAVFVDTGLCSVVSTLAEGGRIEIGLFGRDGMAAPALLLGTDTIPYQIFMQVAGRGRRISVPALRDALRSSPSLRNLLLRYVQTFLVQVAQTAIANAGAPAEERLARWLLMYHDRQDGDDLSVTHEFLSIMLGVRRPTVTVAIHTLEGAGLIRARRGRIRVLSRIRLEEAAGQTYGPAEAEYERLIGPLRRPQSTLS
- the rpoN gene encoding RNA polymerase factor sigma-54, with the translated sequence MSLVQRLEVRQGQALVMTPQLLQAIKLLQLSHLDLSAYVEAELERNPLLERAEPELPGPGEVAEAGHHADEAGADGFEAPEPESWLSADLNPSRGEIESDFDTRLDNVFPDEIPVQAREAGGGDMLSLTPPPYGSTGGSFDAEAPDFEATLTAETSLREHLAGQLDLATRDPAERLIGGFLIDAVDEAGYLRESVEGVAERLGADPALVGRMLALVQTFDPPGIAARDLAECLAIQLRERDRFDPAMQALVSRLDLVAKRDFAALRRLCGVDDEDLVDMLGEIRRLDPKPGRAFGSSAVEVLVPDVFVRAAPDGSWLVELNSEALPRVLVNQSYYARVSRNAAAEGDKAFLSEALQNANWLTRSLEQRARTILKVATEIVRQQDGFFVHGVTHLRPLNLKTVAEAIGMHESTVSRVTSNKAIGTSRGTLEMKYFFTAAIPGAAGAAAHSSEAVRHRIKQLVDGETPDDVLSDDALVQKLRGEGVDIARRTVAKYRESLRIPSSIERRRERFAHGSSQHVALALR
- a CDS encoding M20 family metallopeptidase, with translation MTARDTDALGWLDAQEGAMLALLEELVNIDSGSYDKPGVDAVGARIAAFLTGHGIPVATIPVEGYGDALKAEVAGSGGGNRPVVLMGHRDTVFPKGEPTRRPFRVADGRAYGPGVADMKAGLVMNAFVLAAYHRAGGAPVPLVGLFTSDEEIGSPACRPIIEETARGARAVLNSEPGRPTGNVVTGRKGGVFMHLEVLGRAAHSGGNYADGRSAILELAHKTVALHALTDLDRGTTVNVGLISGGQSVNTVAPRVTCEIDLRYVTPPDREAAMERIAAIVAGSTVPDTTAHLTIKGEFLPLVQDEASRALFETYARVSAEGGNPVTGEFAGGCADSGFTASVGCPTLCAVGPVGGKAHSPEEYLEVGSLVPRARAMAETIAAL